In the Longimicrobium terrae genome, one interval contains:
- a CDS encoding glutamate-cysteine ligase family protein translates to MIARETLRADLREHVFGLGPARADGPPRIGAEVELIPVDADTGAQVPIQAEEGRPTLPLVRAHAARNGWTEEPSDYGVPRWILPDGGIVSYEPGGQIEISAAVFPAATGLVDSLRGAVLPLSASLEDAGIRLLSVGIEPRGGIERVPLQLPGERYVRMTGFMRAIGTGGTRMMRQTAAMQVSLDFGADPLARWRLWNGMAPYVTAIFANSPVYRGAPTGDRSFRARVWRELDGGRTGCFACADPVEEYLDFALGAPVILAPAQAGATSFSPFAAWNEAGCVSLDDWRLHLTTLFPEVRPKGYAEVRSADAVDPRWYAAPLVLLAGIAYHTPSLAAAAELLAASPADLLVAAGRDGLSDPAIAATAVSLAELSLAGARALPGFFSSSDIDEAAEFFDRYTRRGRSPADDTLDALANPAHAG, encoded by the coding sequence GTGATTGCCCGCGAAACCCTCCGCGCCGACCTCCGCGAGCACGTGTTCGGGCTCGGCCCCGCGCGTGCGGACGGGCCGCCTCGCATCGGGGCGGAGGTGGAGCTGATTCCGGTGGATGCGGACACCGGCGCGCAGGTGCCGATCCAGGCGGAAGAGGGACGGCCCACGCTTCCCCTCGTCCGCGCGCACGCGGCGCGAAACGGGTGGACGGAGGAGCCGAGCGACTACGGCGTGCCGCGCTGGATTCTGCCGGACGGCGGCATCGTGAGCTACGAGCCCGGCGGGCAGATCGAGATCAGCGCCGCCGTGTTCCCGGCCGCGACGGGGCTGGTCGACAGCCTGCGCGGCGCCGTCCTTCCGCTTTCCGCGTCGCTGGAGGACGCCGGCATCCGCCTGCTGTCTGTGGGGATCGAGCCGCGCGGCGGGATCGAACGCGTCCCCCTGCAGCTTCCCGGCGAGCGCTACGTGCGGATGACCGGCTTCATGCGGGCCATCGGCACGGGCGGCACGCGGATGATGCGGCAGACGGCGGCCATGCAGGTGAGCCTGGACTTCGGTGCCGATCCGCTCGCCCGGTGGCGGTTGTGGAATGGGATGGCACCTTACGTCACCGCGATCTTCGCCAACTCGCCCGTGTACCGCGGCGCGCCGACGGGCGATCGCAGCTTTCGCGCGCGCGTCTGGCGCGAACTGGATGGCGGGCGCACGGGCTGCTTCGCCTGCGCCGATCCCGTGGAAGAGTATCTGGATTTCGCGCTCGGCGCGCCGGTGATCCTGGCTCCGGCGCAGGCGGGCGCGACGTCGTTCTCCCCCTTTGCGGCGTGGAACGAGGCCGGATGCGTGTCGCTGGATGACTGGCGGCTGCACCTGACGACGCTGTTTCCCGAGGTGCGGCCCAAGGGCTATGCCGAGGTGCGGTCTGCGGATGCGGTGGATCCGCGCTGGTACGCCGCGCCCCTTGTTCTGCTCGCCGGCATCGCCTACCACACGCCGTCGCTGGCCGCCGCCGCGGAGCTTCTCGCCGCGTCCCCGGCGGATCTGCTGGTGGCGGCGGGTCGCGACGGCCTTTCCGATCCCGCCATCGCCGCGACCGCGGTGAGCCTCGCGGAGCTGTCGCTGGCCGGCGCGCGCGCGCTCCCCGGCTTCTTTTCGTCATCCGACATCGACGAGGCGGCGGAGTTCTTTGACCGCTACACGCGCCGCGGCCGCTCGCCCGCGGACGACACGCTGGACGCGCTCGCGAACCCGGCGCACGCGGGCTGA
- the egtD gene encoding L-histidine N(alpha)-methyltransferase: MTDAQTVTVAADPAAAREVADGLRRPQPELPPKFFYDERGSRLFEDITRLPEYYLTRTERSLLQRWMAAWVRPLAPRAMVELGAGSAEKTTLVLDAIAAASESAVYVPVDVSGDFLDETAARIGAAYPSIDVVPVVADFTEAFDLPDGVQGPVLHAFLGSTIGNFAPDDAVQLLTRVRARMAPGDRFLMGVDQRKNPERIEAAYNDAAGVTAEFNLNMLRVVNTLAGTDFVVDGWEHRAFYNGVDHRIEMHLVSRAEQTVRVPGAGAFTFAAGQTIRTEISAKHDRGSVEAMFAAAGLRTEHWVTDADGLYALVLASPAD, translated from the coding sequence ATGACTGACGCGCAGACCGTCACCGTGGCCGCCGACCCCGCCGCCGCCCGCGAGGTGGCGGATGGCCTGCGACGCCCGCAGCCGGAACTGCCGCCCAAGTTCTTTTACGACGAGCGCGGCTCGCGGCTGTTCGAGGACATTACCCGCCTTCCCGAGTACTACCTGACGCGCACGGAGCGTTCGCTGCTTCAGCGGTGGATGGCGGCATGGGTGCGTCCGCTGGCCCCGCGCGCCATGGTGGAGCTGGGCGCCGGGAGCGCGGAGAAAACGACGCTGGTGCTGGACGCCATCGCCGCCGCGTCGGAGTCCGCCGTGTACGTGCCGGTGGATGTGAGCGGCGACTTTCTGGATGAAACCGCCGCCCGCATCGGAGCGGCGTATCCATCCATCGACGTCGTTCCCGTGGTGGCGGATTTTACGGAGGCGTTCGATCTGCCGGACGGCGTACAGGGCCCCGTGCTGCACGCGTTTCTGGGCAGCACCATCGGCAACTTCGCGCCGGACGACGCGGTGCAGCTGCTGACCCGGGTGCGCGCGCGGATGGCGCCCGGTGACCGCTTTCTGATGGGCGTGGATCAACGGAAGAACCCGGAGCGCATCGAGGCCGCGTACAACGATGCGGCCGGGGTGACGGCGGAGTTCAACCTGAACATGCTGCGCGTCGTCAACACGCTGGCTGGAACCGATTTCGTGGTCGATGGATGGGAGCACCGCGCCTTTTACAACGGCGTGGACCACCGCATCGAGATGCACCTGGTTTCGCGCGCGGAGCAGACGGTGCGCGTGCCCGGCGCAGGCGCGTTCACCTTTGCCGCCGGGCAGACGATCCGCACGGAAATCAGCGCCAAGCACGACCGCGGCAGCGTGGAAGCCATGTTCGCCGCGGCCGGCCTGCGCACCGAGCACTGGGTGACGGACGCGGACGGCCTGTACGCGCTCGTACTGGCCAGCCCGGCGGACTGA
- the egtB gene encoding ergothioneine biosynthesis protein EgtB — MAQSEPITPHEAAALLADARERTLLLVSAVPEDELMNQHNKLMSPVVWDMGHIAHFEELWLVRNLEGPVQFGEMPGMFNPFENPRSTRGELELPRMADTLDHMANARRMVLDRLLDGDFSEADPQLLDGGYIFRMVAQHEYQHNETILQALQLKDEGVRYRAPRALATPSGRPVPADADGMVRFPGGRVVIGTDDRSGPYDNERPAHAVDVAPFRIGAWAVTNGEYARFIEEGGYEDRTFWSEAGWAHKEQAGLVAPQFWSMEDGQWWTRSMDRDMPVDPYRPVCHVCWYEAEAYCSWAGGRLPTEHEWEAAASWDPATGTKRTYPWGEEAPTALDANLDQLSFETARIGAYPRNVSPIGAYGMIGDVWEWTSSDFTRWPGYQTFPYPEYSELFFGPDYKVLRGGSWATRPGAIRNTFRNWDYPIRRQIFSGFRMARDD; from the coding sequence ATGGCCCAGTCCGAACCGATCACTCCGCATGAGGCGGCGGCGCTGCTGGCCGACGCCCGCGAACGCACGCTGCTGCTGGTGTCCGCCGTCCCCGAAGACGAGCTGATGAACCAGCACAACAAGCTGATGAGCCCGGTGGTGTGGGACATGGGCCACATCGCGCACTTCGAGGAGCTGTGGCTGGTCCGCAACCTGGAGGGGCCGGTGCAGTTCGGCGAAATGCCGGGAATGTTCAACCCGTTCGAGAACCCGCGCTCCACCCGCGGCGAGCTGGAACTGCCACGCATGGCCGATACGCTGGACCACATGGCCAACGCGCGCCGCATGGTGCTGGACCGCCTCCTGGACGGCGACTTCAGCGAGGCCGATCCGCAGCTGCTGGACGGCGGCTACATCTTTCGCATGGTGGCCCAGCACGAGTACCAGCACAACGAAACGATCCTGCAGGCGCTGCAGCTCAAGGACGAGGGCGTGCGCTACCGGGCCCCGCGCGCGCTGGCCACGCCCTCCGGCCGCCCCGTGCCCGCCGACGCGGACGGCATGGTGCGCTTTCCCGGCGGCCGCGTCGTCATCGGCACGGACGACCGCTCCGGGCCGTACGACAACGAGCGGCCCGCGCACGCCGTCGACGTCGCCCCGTTCCGCATCGGCGCGTGGGCGGTGACCAACGGCGAGTACGCGCGCTTCATCGAAGAAGGCGGATACGAGGACCGTACCTTCTGGAGCGAGGCGGGATGGGCGCACAAGGAGCAGGCGGGGCTGGTGGCGCCGCAGTTCTGGTCGATGGAAGACGGGCAGTGGTGGACGCGGTCGATGGACCGCGACATGCCCGTCGATCCGTATCGCCCCGTCTGCCACGTCTGCTGGTACGAGGCCGAGGCGTACTGCAGCTGGGCGGGCGGGCGCCTGCCCACGGAGCACGAGTGGGAAGCCGCCGCGTCGTGGGACCCCGCGACCGGCACCAAGCGCACGTATCCCTGGGGGGAGGAGGCGCCGACGGCGCTGGACGCCAACCTGGACCAGCTCTCGTTCGAGACGGCGCGCATCGGCGCGTACCCCCGCAACGTGTCCCCCATTGGCGCGTACGGGATGATCGGCGACGTGTGGGAGTGGACGTCCAGCGATTTCACCCGGTGGCCGGGATACCAGACGTTTCCGTATCCGGAGTACAGTGAACTGTTCTTCGGCCCGGACTACAAGGTGCTGCGCGGCGGATCGTGGGCCACGCGCCCGGGCGCCATCCGCAACACGTTCCGCAACTGGGACTACCCCATTCGCCGGCAGATCTTCAGCGGCTTCAGGATGGCGCGCGATGACTGA
- a CDS encoding ATP-binding cassette domain-containing protein: MLAAHGVVKRYGAVRALDGVSVEVRAGECVALVGESGSGKSTLLRCFNRMTDPDGGNVMVDGADAATADPVALRRRIGYVQQDGGLLPHWTVLRNASLVPRLAGDADADARGAAALAWVGMDAGEFGTRWPRELSGGQRQRVAIARAVAARPGIVLLDEPFGALDAITRADLQTAFAQLRRELGITAVLVTHDLHEAALLADRIVVLRRGRVEQTGDADTLIRAPETEYVAGLVARARLGGG, from the coding sequence ATGCTCGCCGCCCACGGCGTGGTGAAGCGCTATGGCGCCGTCCGCGCGCTGGACGGCGTGTCGGTGGAGGTGCGCGCGGGGGAGTGCGTGGCGCTGGTGGGCGAGAGCGGCTCGGGAAAGAGCACCCTGCTGCGCTGCTTCAACCGGATGACGGACCCGGATGGCGGGAATGTGATGGTCGACGGAGCGGATGCCGCCACCGCGGATCCCGTGGCGCTGCGCCGGCGGATCGGCTACGTGCAGCAGGATGGCGGATTGCTGCCGCACTGGACGGTGCTGCGCAACGCCTCGCTCGTCCCGCGCCTGGCGGGCGACGCGGACGCGGACGCGCGCGGGGCGGCGGCATTGGCGTGGGTGGGGATGGACGCGGGGGAGTTCGGGACGCGGTGGCCGCGCGAGCTTTCCGGCGGGCAGCGGCAGCGGGTGGCGATTGCGCGGGCGGTGGCGGCGCGGCCGGGGATCGTGCTGCTGGACGAGCCGTTCGGCGCGCTGGACGCCATCACCCGCGCGGACCTGCAGACCGCGTTCGCGCAGCTGCGGCGGGAACTGGGCATCACCGCCGTCCTCGTCACGCACGACCTGCACGAGGCCGCGCTCCTGGCCGACCGCATCGTGGTCCTTCGCCGCGGGCGCGTGGAGCAGACCGGGGACGCGGACACGCTGATCCGCGCGCCGGAGACGGAGTACGTGGCGGGGCTGGTGGCGCGCGCACGGCTGGGGGGCGGATGA
- a CDS encoding glycine betaine ABC transporter substrate-binding protein codes for MSAAGESHGRPPPGPAPPAHPPPKKTGGGLVGADGLVAGARIGAAPESLERINPPLKQREPPTRRYSRPVRGFNRGEAGGPGVSSPLSVRLFARGGAGGEASQPRTRTEPSVSHDTGVCSLSHICSWERVVAQSARGEGHSPRLAQNRGPAPSSRSARPAPATRNRPVVIASKPFAESYILAEMFAQLLEARGIAVDRRPGLGATEIAFGALRTGAVDVYPEYTGTGLLAILNQKPEGDAGAVYGRVSREFAARWDMHWLPPLGFENTYAIAVRRETAAKYKLRTLSDLARAAPQLTAGLTPDFIGRDDGLLGLQAAYGLRLRSVRPLVQAVKYPALAESAVDVIDGYSTDGMIDRYQLTVLEDDRAFFPPYEAAAMVSSRLWRERPDAVAQLTLLSGRLDVATMRALNRRVEVDGVPVARVAADALRALGLGGSASSATARTETTARRGSFGAYLWARRGELGRLTLRHLMLVLVSLSAAAAVAVPAGVLLGRAHAGAAEGAVRGVGLLQTIPGIALLAFMIPLLGIGTAPALAALFLYSLYPIIRNSYTGVRDADPRAVEAARALGMSGGQVLRQVRLPLAAPSIMAGVRTSAVIAVGTATLAAFIGAGGLGDPIVAGLALSDTRMILSGAIPAALLALLVDAMLAIVERAVRPRGLG; via the coding sequence ATGAGCGCGGCGGGCGAATCTCACGGGCGGCCCCCACCCGGGCCGGCACCACCGGCCCACCCTCCCCCAAAAAAGACTGGGGGAGGGTTGGTCGGGGCGGATGGTTTGGTGGCGGGCGCAAGGATTGGTGCGGCGCCAGAGTCTCTGGAGCGAATAAATCCGCCGCTCAAACAGCGGGAACCCCCGACACGGCGCTATTCGCGCCCCGTTCGGGGCTTCAACCGCGGCGAGGCGGGAGGCCCCGGTGTCAGTTCTCCCCTCTCCGTGCGTCTGTTTGCACGGGGAGGGGCCGGGGGAGAGGCCTCCCAGCCGCGGACGCGCACCGAGCCCTCCGTCTCGCACGATACTGGGGTGTGCTCCCTCTCCCACATCTGTTCGTGGGAGAGGGTCGTCGCGCAGAGCGCGCGGGGTGAGGGCCACAGCCCGCGGCTCGCACAGAACCGTGGTCCCGCTCCATCATCCCGATCGGCCCGCCCCGCTCCGGCGACGCGCAACCGCCCCGTCGTAATCGCGTCCAAGCCGTTCGCGGAGTCGTACATCCTGGCGGAGATGTTCGCGCAGTTGCTGGAGGCGCGCGGGATTGCGGTGGACCGGCGGCCGGGGCTGGGCGCGACGGAGATCGCGTTCGGCGCGCTGCGCACCGGCGCGGTGGACGTGTATCCCGAGTACACGGGGACCGGGCTGCTCGCCATCCTCAACCAGAAGCCGGAGGGCGACGCGGGCGCCGTCTATGGCCGGGTGTCGCGCGAATTCGCGGCGCGGTGGGACATGCACTGGCTGCCGCCGCTGGGCTTCGAGAACACGTACGCCATCGCCGTCCGGCGCGAGACGGCGGCGAAGTACAAGCTGCGCACGCTCAGCGACCTGGCCCGTGCGGCGCCGCAGCTTACGGCCGGGCTCACGCCGGACTTCATCGGGCGCGATGACGGGCTTCTGGGGCTGCAGGCCGCGTACGGGCTGCGGCTGCGCTCCGTCCGGCCGCTCGTCCAAGCGGTCAAATACCCCGCGCTGGCGGAATCCGCGGTGGACGTCATCGACGGATACTCCACGGACGGGATGATCGACCGCTACCAGTTGACGGTGCTGGAGGATGACCGCGCGTTCTTTCCCCCGTACGAGGCGGCGGCGATGGTGTCGTCGCGCCTGTGGCGGGAACGGCCCGATGCCGTCGCACAGCTGACGCTGCTGAGCGGGCGCCTGGACGTGGCGACCATGCGCGCCCTCAACCGCCGCGTGGAGGTGGACGGCGTTCCGGTGGCGCGGGTGGCGGCGGATGCGCTGCGCGCGCTTGGCCTCGGCGGGAGCGCATCATCCGCCACCGCGCGGACAGAGACGACGGCGCGCCGGGGGTCGTTCGGCGCGTACCTGTGGGCGCGGCGCGGGGAACTGGGGCGCCTCACGCTCCGTCATCTGATGCTCGTTCTGGTGTCGCTGTCCGCGGCGGCGGCGGTGGCGGTTCCGGCGGGCGTGCTGCTGGGGCGGGCGCACGCGGGCGCGGCGGAGGGCGCGGTTCGGGGCGTGGGGCTGCTGCAGACCATTCCCGGCATCGCGCTGCTGGCGTTCATGATCCCGCTGCTGGGGATCGGGACGGCGCCGGCGCTGGCGGCGCTCTTTCTGTACTCGCTGTATCCCATCATCCGCAATTCCTACACGGGCGTGCGCGATGCCGACCCGCGTGCCGTGGAAGCCGCGCGTGCGCTGGGGATGAGCGGCGGCCAGGTGCTGCGGCAGGTGCGGCTTCCACTCGCGGCGCCGTCCATCATGGCCGGCGTGCGGACTTCCGCCGTGATCGCGGTGGGGACGGCGACGCTGGCGGCGTTCATCGGCGCGGGCGGGCTGGGCGATCCCATCGTGGCGGGATTGGCGTTGAGCGATACGCGGATGATCCTGTCCGGCGCCATTCCCGCCGCCCTGCTCGCGCTCCTCGTGGATGCGATGCTGGCGATAGTGGAGCGCGCCGTCCGCCCGCGCGGCCTTGGCTGA
- a CDS encoding BrxA/BrxB family bacilliredoxin: protein MPYPEMMIAPMRQELTRLGVQEMKSADEVRTTLGEAAEPTLLVVNSMCGCAARNARPAVAMALQNDRKPVKLTTVFAGQDLDATAAARQYIHGYPPSSPSIALLKDGDVAFMLERHQIEGRSADAIAEDLVNAFNQYC from the coding sequence ATGCCGTATCCCGAGATGATGATCGCCCCCATGCGCCAGGAGCTTACGCGTCTGGGCGTGCAGGAGATGAAGTCCGCCGACGAAGTGCGCACCACGCTGGGCGAGGCCGCCGAGCCCACCCTGCTGGTCGTCAACTCCATGTGCGGATGCGCGGCCCGCAACGCGCGCCCGGCCGTGGCCATGGCGCTGCAGAACGACCGCAAGCCGGTGAAGCTGACCACGGTGTTCGCCGGCCAGGATCTGGATGCGACGGCCGCCGCGCGCCAGTACATCCACGGCTATCCGCCGTCGTCGCCATCCATTGCGCTGCTCAAGGACGGGGACGTGGCGTTCATGCTGGAGCGCCACCAGATCGAGGGCCGCTCCGCCGACGCCATCGCCGAAGACCTGGTGAACGCGTTCAACCAGTACTGCTGA
- a CDS encoding cob(I)yrinic acid a,c-diamide adenosyltransferase, which yields MTLKIYTKTGDRGETGLFGGQRVPKDHDRVQAYGDVDELNSLLGVAIVHLEADGQAEIAAGLRAVQSDLFTVGANLATPAVEDGGRESAWIPVLPPGRTAELEAWIDAAEGELEPLKSFVLPGGAAGAAYLHLARTVCRRAERRVVSLSHIAHVGEEWIMYLNRLSDLLFTLARLANRRAAVDNVPWVPNPRGGVQAGS from the coding sequence GTGACCCTTAAGATCTACACCAAAACCGGCGACCGCGGCGAAACCGGGCTCTTTGGCGGGCAGCGCGTCCCCAAGGACCACGACCGCGTGCAGGCGTACGGAGACGTGGACGAGCTCAACTCGCTGCTGGGCGTCGCCATCGTGCACCTGGAGGCGGACGGGCAGGCGGAGATCGCCGCCGGGCTGCGGGCCGTGCAGTCGGACCTGTTCACCGTGGGAGCCAACCTGGCCACGCCGGCCGTGGAGGACGGCGGGCGCGAAAGCGCGTGGATCCCCGTCCTCCCTCCAGGCCGCACGGCGGAGCTGGAGGCGTGGATCGACGCGGCCGAGGGTGAGCTGGAGCCGCTGAAGTCGTTCGTGCTCCCGGGCGGGGCGGCGGGGGCGGCGTATCTGCACCTGGCGCGTACCGTGTGCCGGCGGGCGGAGCGGCGCGTCGTTTCCCTCTCGCACATCGCGCACGTGGGCGAGGAGTGGATCATGTATCTCAATCGCCTGTCAGACCTTCTGTTCACGCTGGCGCGGCTTGCGAACCGGCGCGCGGCGGTGGATAATGTTCCGTGGGTACCGAATCCGCGCGGCGGTGTACAAGCGGGAAGTTGA
- a CDS encoding type II toxin-antitoxin system HicB family antitoxin: MTRISVGLEQGADGGLMAYALSLPGCAGVGATPEAAMAAFERSLVDWLRFLASAGERVPPADAELEVAVDEWMETDAAVLSGETAVLFVDDLRPLSQEEAEAGVQRLGDLRGRMLARVRRRRDVNLDVPAAPGISVRQVLEELARAHWWTLSRLGASPMAGAPDHTLARLDTSAALVVDRMTSLSDDQRGMRIELDGEEWTARKVLRRLLWLEWTLGGMALAGLAAAAPAEQATTEAAESA, translated from the coding sequence ATGACGAGGATTTCGGTCGGCTTGGAGCAGGGCGCGGACGGCGGATTGATGGCGTATGCGCTCTCGCTGCCGGGATGCGCGGGCGTGGGCGCCACACCGGAAGCCGCCATGGCCGCGTTCGAACGGTCGCTGGTGGACTGGCTGCGCTTTCTGGCCTCGGCGGGGGAGCGCGTGCCCCCGGCGGACGCGGAGCTGGAGGTGGCGGTAGACGAGTGGATGGAGACGGATGCCGCCGTCCTGTCCGGTGAAACCGCGGTGCTGTTCGTGGACGATCTGCGCCCGCTCTCGCAGGAAGAAGCAGAGGCGGGCGTGCAGCGGCTGGGCGACCTGCGCGGGCGAATGCTGGCGCGGGTGCGGCGGCGGCGCGACGTGAACCTGGACGTGCCCGCCGCGCCGGGGATCAGCGTGCGGCAGGTGCTGGAGGAACTGGCGCGCGCGCACTGGTGGACGCTCAGCCGGCTGGGGGCGAGCCCCATGGCCGGCGCGCCGGACCACACGCTGGCGCGGCTGGACACCTCCGCCGCGCTGGTTGTGGACCGCATGACGAGCCTGTCGGACGACCAGCGCGGGATGCGGATCGAGCTGGACGGCGAGGAGTGGACGGCGCGCAAGGTGCTGCGCCGGCTGCTGTGGCTGGAGTGGACGCTGGGCGGGATGGCGCTCGCGGGGCTGGCGGCCGCCGCGCCGGCGGAGCAGGCGACGACCGAGGCGGCGGAGAGCGCCTGA
- a CDS encoding S66 peptidase family protein, with product MIRPRALRAGSRIALVAGAGPIPQGSLARAVDRVRGFGWEPVPGASAEARHGYLAGPDEARAADLNAALADPSIDAIWFLRGGYGTMRILEAVDWTALSRHPKALIGFSDNTAVHLAAQRAGVVSFHGPHPHTPEFPDFARDTFYPMMTRAVAAGVLPFPADSAGAAETVTGGVAEGPLVGGNLALLTATLGTPYAVRAEGAILFIEDVGEHAFRLDRMLTHLRLSGVLKRVAGIAVGAFSEQPDAGDQDVPLALELARERLGDLGVPVAMGFPFGHVDDNWTLPLGVRARLDADRGTLELLEPAVAE from the coding sequence ATGATCCGTCCTCGCGCGCTGCGCGCCGGCTCCCGCATTGCCCTCGTCGCCGGGGCGGGGCCCATCCCACAAGGCAGCCTGGCCCGCGCGGTGGACCGCGTGCGCGGCTTTGGCTGGGAGCCGGTTCCCGGTGCATCGGCGGAGGCGCGCCACGGCTACCTGGCGGGCCCGGACGAGGCGCGCGCCGCGGACCTGAACGCCGCGCTCGCCGATCCCTCCATCGACGCCATCTGGTTCCTGCGTGGCGGCTACGGGACGATGCGCATCCTGGAGGCGGTGGACTGGACTGCGCTTTCCCGCCATCCCAAGGCGCTGATCGGCTTCAGCGACAACACGGCGGTGCACCTGGCGGCGCAGCGTGCGGGCGTCGTTTCGTTCCACGGCCCGCATCCGCACACCCCGGAGTTTCCCGACTTCGCGCGCGACACCTTTTATCCCATGATGACGCGAGCGGTGGCGGCTGGCGTACTGCCGTTTCCGGCAGACAGCGCGGGCGCTGCGGAAACGGTGACGGGCGGCGTGGCGGAGGGGCCGCTGGTGGGCGGAAACCTGGCGCTGCTGACCGCCACGCTGGGAACGCCGTACGCGGTGCGGGCGGAGGGCGCGATTCTGTTCATCGAAGATGTGGGCGAGCATGCGTTCCGGCTGGACCGCATGCTGACCCATCTGCGCCTGTCCGGCGTGCTGAAGCGCGTGGCGGGGATCGCGGTGGGCGCCTTTTCGGAGCAGCCGGACGCCGGGGACCAGGACGTGCCGCTGGCGCTGGAACTGGCGCGCGAGCGGCTGGGCGACCTGGGCGTGCCGGTGGCGATGGGATTCCCTTTCGGCCACGTGGATGACAACTGGACGCTGCCGCTGGGAGTGCGCGCGCGGCTGGACGCGGACCGCGGGACACTGGAACTGCTGGAACCGGCGGTGGCGGAGTGA
- a CDS encoding MFS transporter has translation MKRPAGTGGRSPLAVVFLTVFLDLVGFGIVIPLLPLYAQRFGAGPVAVTWLVAVYSLMQFFFAPWWGRLSDRVGRRPVLLVGIAGASISYLAFGLAGSLTVLFIARAINGVMGANVGVAQAYIADITPPSERARGMGLIGAAFGMGFIFGPAIGGVLSRVDPAAPFLAAAALGAFNGVLAWFRLPESLPASVRATMPPRETGLRARFATLTGAGPRLRGLYLTSFITTLGLAGMEATLALWADRRWGLTQETVGYGFAVMGVVAAIAQGLLVGKLVKRIGERRSALLGLVLMAVGMAGIPLAPSLPLVLVAAAVFAMGQGATVPSLTAMISHQGGPAEQGKLLAASQSLSAMGRVLGPWLGGLAFAHVAIAAPYLAAAALALFALVVLSATLKTTTEAAA, from the coding sequence TTGAAGCGGCCGGCCGGCACCGGGGGACGCTCGCCGCTGGCGGTGGTGTTCCTTACCGTGTTTCTGGACCTCGTGGGGTTCGGAATCGTCATTCCCCTGCTGCCGCTGTACGCCCAGCGGTTCGGCGCGGGGCCCGTGGCGGTCACCTGGCTGGTGGCCGTCTATTCGCTCATGCAGTTCTTTTTTGCGCCGTGGTGGGGGCGCCTGTCCGACCGCGTCGGACGGCGCCCCGTTCTGCTGGTGGGGATCGCCGGCGCCTCCATCTCGTACCTCGCCTTCGGCCTCGCGGGCTCACTGACGGTGCTGTTCATCGCCCGGGCAATCAACGGCGTGATGGGCGCAAACGTGGGCGTGGCGCAGGCCTACATCGCCGACATCACCCCGCCGTCGGAGCGCGCACGGGGGATGGGGCTGATCGGTGCAGCGTTCGGAATGGGCTTCATCTTCGGCCCGGCTATCGGCGGCGTGCTGTCGCGGGTGGATCCCGCCGCGCCCTTTCTGGCCGCGGCCGCGCTGGGCGCCTTCAACGGCGTGCTGGCCTGGTTCCGCCTCCCGGAATCGCTTCCCGCGAGCGTGCGCGCGACGATGCCGCCGCGCGAGACCGGCCTGCGCGCACGGTTTGCGACACTGACGGGCGCGGGCCCCCGGCTGCGCGGCCTGTACCTGACCTCGTTCATCACCACGCTGGGGCTGGCGGGAATGGAGGCGACCTTGGCGCTGTGGGCCGACCGGCGCTGGGGATTGACGCAGGAGACGGTCGGCTACGGCTTCGCGGTGATGGGCGTGGTGGCCGCGATCGCGCAGGGGCTGCTCGTGGGCAAGCTGGTGAAGCGCATCGGCGAGCGGCGTTCGGCGCTGCTGGGGCTGGTGCTGATGGCGGTGGGGATGGCGGGCATTCCGCTGGCGCCCTCGCTTCCGCTCGTCCTCGTGGCCGCCGCGGTGTTCGCCATGGGGCAGGGCGCCACCGTCCCCTCGCTGACGGCCATGATCAGCCACCAGGGCGGCCCGGCGGAGCAGGGAAAACTGCTGGCCGCGTCTCAGTCCCTTTCCGCCATGGGCCGGGTGCTGGGCCCGTGGCTGGGCGGGCTGGCCTTTGCGCACGTGGCGATCGCGGCGCCGTACCTGGCCGCTGCCGCGCTGGCGCTCTTTGCCCTCGTCGTGCTTTCCGCGACACTCAAGACGACCACGGAGGCTGCCGCATGA
- a CDS encoding tetratricopeptide repeat protein, with protein sequence MSAEARIEALNKMMAAHPDDPRPRFGLALEYEKAERWEDAAQTLRDYLARADDEGNAWGRLGVALRHLGRHEEAADAYRRGIEAATRHGHPTMAGEFEDILDDF encoded by the coding sequence GTGAGTGCCGAAGCGCGGATCGAAGCGTTGAACAAGATGATGGCGGCCCACCCCGACGACCCGCGCCCGCGGTTCGGCCTGGCGCTGGAGTACGAAAAGGCGGAGCGGTGGGAGGATGCCGCCCAGACCCTGCGCGACTACCTGGCCCGCGCCGACGACGAGGGCAACGCCTGGGGCCGCCTTGGCGTCGCGCTCCGCCACCTGGGCCGCCACGAGGAAGCGGCGGATGCGTACCGCCGCGGCATCGAGGCCGCCACGCGCCACGGGCACCCCACCATGGCGGGCGAGTTCGAAGACATCCTCGACGATTTCTGA